From the genome of Bradyrhizobium elkanii USDA 76, one region includes:
- a CDS encoding thiamine pyrophosphate-binding protein, whose protein sequence is MTKSNARTGGQILIDQLVAQGVERVTCVPGESYLAALDALHDSPIDVVICRAEGGAAMMAEAYGKLTGRPGICFVTRGPGSTNAAHGVHIAMQDSTPMILFVGQVDTGMREREAFQELDYKAVFGTMAKWAVEIDRPDRIPELVARAFRVALQGRPGPVVISLPENMLTETAAVADAPKVEPAATWPAPADLERLGSMLAGAKAPIVVLGGSAWTAEAAKGIARFAERFDLPVTTSFRRASLFDADHSHYAGDLGIGPSPKLRDRITGADVILLIGGRMSEMPSSSYTLLDIPVPSQKLIHVHPGAEELGRVYQPALAIQATPAAFAAAVETMKPAAAPAWKGEAAKAHADYLAWTDKPRELPGSFQYGEVVTWLRDRLPKDAIVCNGAGNYAGWIHRHHRFHAFAAQLAPTSGSMGYGVPAAVMAKRHHPDRVVVAFAGDGCFLMNGQEFATAVQYDAPLIVVVIDNAQYGTIRMHQERDYPGRVVGTQLKNPDFALYAKAFGGHGERVERTEDFAPAFERALASGKPAILHCLVDQRALSVGKDFVPQAAR, encoded by the coding sequence ATGACCAAAAGCAATGCCCGCACCGGAGGCCAGATCCTGATCGACCAGCTGGTCGCGCAAGGGGTGGAACGCGTCACCTGTGTGCCGGGCGAGAGCTATCTGGCCGCGCTCGACGCCTTGCACGACAGCCCGATCGACGTCGTGATCTGCCGCGCCGAGGGCGGTGCCGCGATGATGGCGGAGGCCTACGGCAAGCTGACGGGACGTCCGGGCATCTGCTTCGTCACCCGCGGTCCGGGCTCGACTAATGCCGCCCATGGCGTCCACATCGCGATGCAGGACTCCACCCCGATGATCCTGTTCGTCGGCCAGGTCGACACCGGCATGCGCGAGCGCGAGGCGTTCCAGGAACTCGACTACAAGGCGGTGTTCGGCACGATGGCGAAATGGGCGGTCGAGATCGATCGTCCGGATCGCATTCCGGAACTGGTCGCGCGCGCCTTCCGCGTCGCGCTGCAGGGCCGGCCCGGTCCGGTGGTGATCTCGCTGCCGGAGAACATGCTGACTGAAACCGCCGCGGTCGCCGACGCGCCGAAGGTCGAGCCTGCGGCGACCTGGCCGGCGCCGGCCGATCTCGAGCGCCTCGGCAGCATGCTCGCCGGCGCCAAGGCGCCGATCGTGGTGCTCGGCGGCTCGGCCTGGACCGCGGAGGCCGCCAAGGGCATCGCGCGCTTCGCCGAGCGCTTCGACCTGCCGGTTACAACCTCGTTCCGCCGCGCCTCGCTGTTCGACGCCGACCACTCGCATTATGCCGGCGATCTCGGCATCGGCCCGAGTCCGAAGCTCAGGGATCGCATCACCGGCGCCGATGTCATTCTCCTGATCGGCGGCCGCATGTCGGAGATGCCGTCGTCGTCCTACACGCTGCTCGACATTCCGGTGCCGAGCCAGAAGCTGATCCATGTCCATCCCGGCGCCGAGGAGCTCGGCCGTGTCTACCAGCCGGCGCTGGCGATCCAGGCGACGCCTGCGGCCTTTGCCGCCGCGGTCGAGACCATGAAGCCCGCGGCTGCGCCCGCCTGGAAGGGCGAGGCGGCCAAGGCACACGCGGATTACCTCGCCTGGACCGACAAGCCGCGCGAGCTGCCGGGCAGCTTCCAGTATGGCGAGGTCGTGACCTGGCTGCGCGATCGGCTGCCGAAGGATGCCATCGTCTGCAACGGCGCCGGCAACTACGCCGGCTGGATTCACCGCCACCATCGCTTCCACGCGTTCGCCGCCCAGCTCGCGCCGACCTCGGGCTCGATGGGCTACGGCGTGCCGGCGGCCGTGATGGCCAAGCGGCATCATCCGGACCGCGTCGTCGTGGCGTTCGCCGGCGACGGCTGCTTCCTGATGAATGGGCAGGAGTTCGCCACCGCCGTGCAGTACGACGCGCCGCTGATCGTCGTCGTCATCGACAACGCGCAATACGGCACCATCCGCATGCATCAGGAGCGCGACTATCCCGGCCGCGTCGTTGGCACCCAGCTCAAGAACCCGGACTTCGCGCTTTATGCCAAGGCGTTCGGCGGCCATGGCGAGCGTGTCGAGCGC